Genomic DNA from Bacillota bacterium:
ACGTGCGCGGGTCGCGCCACAGCAGGCGGGCCAGATAGTAGAGTGACCTCACCGTGGGCCGATCCGGCTCCAGGATGAACACTTCCTCCTCGATGCCGTAGACGGGATTGCTCGTGGCCACGCCGTCATCTTACATCCGTCGCGCTGTTTTTGCACTCCCCCCTGACAGCACCGAACGGGATAGTGGCAGTGTGCGTGCAAAACACGATGTAGCTTGCTATATCGCTGGGGTCACCCTCGGGAAGAGACCCTCAATCTCGTCCGTCCACAGATCCAGGATCGCGGTCATGGGGCACGTGTCTGGAGGAGTCAGGCCCGGGTGCAGGCTCTGCGGCCGTCTCCATGGCCGGCGCCGGGCGGGGGACGGGATGTGCTGCGGGCACCGGCTGGCGGGCGAGCCTGCTGTTGTATACGGAATACGTGGAGTAGATGGTGAGGCCGGCGGCCAACCACACCCCGAAGCGCACCCAGGTGAGCACGGGGAGGTTGGCCATCAGGTAAAGGCAGAACATAGCGGCCAGGGCGGGGAACCAGGGCACCCAGGGTACCCGGAAGGGACGGGGCAGGTCGGGCCGCGTGCGGCGGAGGGCGATCACGCCGGCGGACACCAGCACGAAGGCGGCCAGGGTGCCGATATTGGCCAGTTCCGCCACCGTCCCGATGGGGAGTAGGGAGGCCATGAGGGCGACGGCACCGCCGGTGAGGAAAATGGAGACGGTGGGAGTACCCCGGCCACGTGCCACACGGGCGAAGAGGGGTGGCAGCAAGCCGTCGCCGGCCATGGCGAAGAAGATGCGGCTCTGGGCGAAGATGTTGACCACGAGCACGCTGGTGAGCCCGGCCAGGGCCCCCACCGAGACCGCCGCCGAGGCCCAGCGGTAGCCTGCCGCCGCGAGAGCGGTGGCCACCGGGGAAGCGGTGTCCAGGTGGGGGTAGGGGAGGATGCCGGTGAGGATGGCCGCCACCACCAGGTAGAGGGTGGTGGCGATTCCCAGGGAGGCCAGGATGCCGATGGGCAGGTCGCGGGCGGGCCGGCGCACTTCTTCGGCTGCGGTGGAAACGGCATCGAAGCCGATGTAGGCGAAGAACACGATGGCGGCCGCACGCACTATCCCGGCTACCCCGTATGGGGCAAAGGGTATCCAGTGTACCGGGTTCACCTTGCCCGCCCCGAGGGCGATGAAGAGGGCCAGGGCGACCAGCTTGGCGGCCACCACCACCAGGTTGAAGGTGGCGCTCTCCCGCGTGCCCAGCACCAGCAGGGCGGTGACGCCCATCACCACCAGGAGCGCGGGCAGGTGGAGCAGGCCCCCTTCCCAGGGACCCGCGGTGAGGGCGTGGGGGAGCGGCGCCCCCAGGTTGGCCAGCAGCGAGGTCAGGTAAGAGGCCCAGCCGATGGCCACGGCGCTGGCGGCGACCGTGTACTCCAGGATCAGGTCCCAGCCGATGATCCAGGCGGGGAGTTCCCCCAGGGCAGAGTAGGCGTAGGTGTAGGCGCTTCCCGCCACCGGCACCATGGAGGCCAGCTCCGCGTATACGAAGGCTGTGAGGGTGGCGGCCAGGCCCGATATGACGAAGGAGATCACCACCGCCGGGCCGGCAAAACGGGCGGCGGCTACCCCGGTGAGCACGAAAATGCCGGTCCCGATGATACCGCCCAGCCCCAGGAAGGTGAGATCCCAAGGCCCCAGCACCCGGCGCAGTCCCCTGTCGGGTGGCCTGGTTATGGGGCGGGTGCGGAACCAGGCGCGGAACCGGGTGCGCGCAATGTCTCCCCGCATGGCAACCCTAGTTTGCGCGCCCCGTCACGCTTTATGGCACCATCGAGGCTTCAATCGCGGCGCTTTCATCCCGCTGGTGAGCAGGAAAGGGGAGGCGGTGATGGCGAATTGCCGGGGAGGTTGGAGGGCTGGGATTGCTTTCCGACCCCACCCACGCCCGCATGGTGGCCGGATTTCTGGATCTGTGCGGCGAGGGTGCCCTGATCCTGGATGCGGCCTGTGGCACCGGCAAGTACTGAGAGATGGTAACACTCACTGATGGGAGGGAGGAGCGGGTGAAGGCTAAGGCGCTGGTGTGCCTGACGCCGTCGGAGTCGCGCCGGTTGATCGCCAAAGGGGTGGCGGCCCTGCCCGAGGTCAGGCACGCCCTGGCCCACGGCCGGGTGGTCATCGCCGTGGGCACCACCAACACCTATGTGGCGGAGGAGATCCTGGGCGAGCCCATGCCGCGGGGACCGTATGTAGCCGGCTTCGTGGGTCCGCAGGGACTGTGGGAGACGCCTCCCGAGATCCGCCTGCACCCCGTGGTGCTCATCCGGGGGGAGAAGGCGGACAGGCGCCCGCGTGAGGTGCTGGAGGAGTTCGAGGCGGGCGACGTTTTCATCAAGGGGGCCAATGCGGTGGACCCGGGCCGACTGGCCGGCATCTTCCTGGGCGGCGCCAGCGGGGGGACCATCGGCCTGGCCATCGGCTACCTGGCGGCCCGGGGTGCCCACCTGGTGGTGCCGGTGGGGCTGGAGAAGCTGGTGCCCTCGGTGGCGGAGGCGGCGGGGCGCATGGGTTCCTCGGCCGTGGAGATGGCCACGGGCGAGCCGGTGGGGCTGATGCCCCTGGTGGGAGCCCGGGTGGTCACGGAGATCGAGGCCCTGGCGGTGCTGGCGGGGGTGGGGGCCACTCACGTGGGGAGCGGCGGCGTGGGCGGTGCCGAGGGTACGGTGACCCTGCTCCTGGAAGGTGAGCGGGACCGGGTGGAGGCGGCCTTCTCCCTGGTGAAGTCGGTGAGAGGGGAGCCGCCCTTCCCGCTGCCGCCCGCGCGCGAGCGATGAGCTGGGCGCGGGAGTGGAGCCGGGCCTGTGCGCAGGTGGTGGCATCCCCCGGGGCAGTGCTCCTGGTGGGGGCACCCGATACGGGGAAGAGCACCCTGGCCACCTGGCTGGTCAACGCCTGCCTGCAGGCGGGACACCGGGTGGCGGTGGTGGACGCCGACGTGGGGCAGTCGGACGTGGGCCCGCCCGGTACGGTTGGGCTGGGCTATCCGGGGCAGCCCATCGAGCACCTGGATCAGGTGCCCGCTTCTGCCCTGGCCTTCGTAGGAGCCACTTCCCCGGCCCGGTCTCCCGCCCACCACGTGGTGGCCACGGCGTCCATGGTGGGGCGGGCGCGCCGGGAGGGCGCGGCGGTGGTGGTCGTGGATACCACCGGCACCGTCTCCGGGCGATTGGGGCATATGCTGAAGGAGCTCAAGATGGCGGCCATCTCCCCCGAGTGGGTGGTGGCCCTGGAACGGGAAGACGAGCTGGCCCCCATCCTGCGGGGATTGCGCGGCCGGACGCAACCGCGCCTGCTGCGGGTGCCGCCTTCCGGCCGGGCGCGCGAGCGGTGCCGGGAGGAGCGGCGGGCCAACCGGGAGCGGCTGCTGGGCTGCTACCTGCAGGATGCGGCGCCGCTGGACATCTCCCTGACGGAGTTGGGCGTGGTCAATTCCTT
This window encodes:
- a CDS encoding amino acid permease, with translation MLGPWDLTFLGLGGIIGTGIFVLTGVAAARFAGPAVVISFVISGLAATLTAFVYAELASMVPVAGSAYTYAYSALGELPAWIIGWDLILEYTVAASAVAIGWASYLTSLLANLGAPLPHALTAGPWEGGLLHLPALLVVMGVTALLVLGTRESATFNLVVVAAKLVALALFIALGAGKVNPVHWIPFAPYGVAGIVRAAAIVFFAYIGFDAVSTAAEEVRRPARDLPIGILASLGIATTLYLVVAAILTGILPYPHLDTASPVATALAAAGYRWASAAVSVGALAGLTSVLVVNIFAQSRIFFAMAGDGLLPPLFARVARGRGTPTVSIFLTGGAVALMASLLPIGTVAELANIGTLAAFVLVSAGVIALRRTRPDLPRPFRVPWVPWFPALAAMFCLYLMANLPVLTWVRFGVWLAAGLTIYSTYSVYNSRLARQPVPAAHPVPRPAPAMETAAEPAPGPDSSRHVPHDRDPGSVDGRD
- a CDS encoding Clp1/GlmU family protein; amino-acid sequence: MSWAREWSRACAQVVASPGAVLLVGAPDTGKSTLATWLVNACLQAGHRVAVVDADVGQSDVGPPGTVGLGYPGQPIEHLDQVPASALAFVGATSPARSPAHHVVATASMVGRARREGAAVVVVDTTGTVSGRLGHMLKELKMAAISPEWVVALEREDELAPILRGLRGRTQPRLLRVPPSGRARERCREERRANRERLLGCYLQDAAPLDISLTELGVVNSFWEKDVREEVPEREWQNLWVGLTDDRGEVLAAGTILEASYAGDRLRVLTPWKEARAVRGIIVGSMRVTSDGREAGSVVSGARDGRPRGGGPGDGGGRDGGPRGGG